GATCCCCGGCAAGATGGTGAAGGGCATGGGCGGCGCCATGGATCTCGTGGCCGGCGTGAAGCGCGTGATCGTGCTCATGGAGCACGTCGCCAAGAAGAAAGACGGCACTGAAGACTTCAAGATCCTCGAGCAATGCACGCTGCCGCTGACGGGCGTGGGCGTGGTCGACCGCATCATCACCGACCTGGCTGTAATGGACGTGGTGCCCGAAGGCCTCAAGGTGGTCGAGCTTGCGCCGGGCGTGAGCTTCGACACGCTGCAGGCCAAGACCGGCGCCAAGCTGATCCAGTAAGGGGCGCCAACGCAACGACGACGAAGGGCAGGGCCGCGAGAGCGGGCCCTGCTTTTTTGCTTTGGACATTCTGGAGAAACGAAATGAACGCGAGCGAAGCTCTGGACAGCATCTGGCGGCACGCGCGACTGCCGGTCGAGGCCCTGCAACAGGTGCGGCTCACGGGTGAAGACCCGGTGCTGCCCTCGTCTTTCGCGGTGGGCGCGGCCGCGCAGAGCACCATGGCGGCGGCTGCGCTCGCGGCGTGTGAACTGGGGCATCTGCGCGGCGCCGGGCGCCAGCAGGTCGCCGTCGACATGCGGCACGCGGCGCTCGACTGCACCGGATGGTTCAGCCTCGACGGCCGCGTGCCCGACCTGTGGGACACCTTTTCCGGGCCGTACCGTTGCGCCGACGGCTGGGTGCGCATTCACGCGAACTTCGCGCACCACCGCGACGAGGCGCTGCGGCTGATGAAGCTCGATCCCGCCACCGCCAAGCGTGCCGATGCCGAGGCGGTCATGGCGGCCTGGCGCGCGCTCGACTTCGAAGACGCAGCCGCCGCGCAGGGCCTGGTGGCGAGCGCGCTGCGCCGTTTCGACCAATGGGACGCCTCGCCGCAAGGCCAGGCCATTGCGGCACAACCGCTCTTCACGATCGAGCGCATCGGCGACGCGCCGCCGCTCGCGCTCGCGCCGCTGCGCGAAGACCAGCGGCCGCTCGAAGGCGTGCGCGCACTCGACCTGACGCGCATTCTCGCGGGCCCCGTGGGTGGCCGTGCGCTGGCGGCGTATGGCGCCGACGTGATGCTCGTCAATTCGCCGCACCTGCCGAACATCGAGTCCATCGCCGAAACCAGCCGCGGCAAGCTGTCGGCGCATGTGGACCTGCGTACCGAATCGGGCCACGCCGCGCTGCGGCAACTCGCCGCGCAGGCGCACGTCTTCGTGCAGGGCTATCGTCCCGGCGGCATTGCGGCGCTCGGTTTCGGACCGGCGGAACTCGCGCGGCTCTCGCCCGGCATCGTCTGCGTGTCGCTCACGGCCTATGGCACGCAGGGGCCCTGGGCGCATCGCCGCGGCTTCGATTCGCTGGTGCAGACCGCCATGGGCTTCAACCATGCCGAAGGCGAAGCGGCCGGCGACGGCCAGCCGAAGCCGCTGCCGATGCAGATCCTCGACGAGGGCACGGGCTACCTGATCGCCTGCGGGGCCGCCGCGGCGCTCTGGCGGCAGCAGCAGGAGGGCGGCAGCTGGCATGTGCAGGTGTCGCTGGCGCAGACGGGGCACTGGCTGCGCGGGCTCGGGCGCGTGTCTGGCGGGCTGTCGATCGCCCGGCCCGATCTCAAGCCCTATCTCGAGACTTCGGCCTCCGGCTTCGGCGAACTGACCGCGCTGCGCCACGGCGCGCAGTTGTCGCGCACACCGGCGGCATGGCCGCGCCCGTCGATGCCGCCGGGCAGCCATGTGCCGGCCTGGCCGGGGTTCTAGGCGTCGAGCGCAACGCGCACTTGTCGGCGAGGCTGCGCAGCCGCTCGAGCGGCTCGTTGGGGAACACGCGTATGCCTGAGAGCCCGCTCGCGGGGACCACGCAGTTCGTGTGTCTATGGCTGCTTTTCAGGGCGCTGCATCCACGGTGCTGCCAGGCAAGAGAAGCCCTCGTTGCGCCGTGGCAGTTTCGCGCAGGAATTCCCACACGGCCTGCATGCGAGCCAGATGCTTGGTCTCCACCGGCATCGACATCCAGAACGTGCGCGTGAAGCTCGCCTGCCCCGGCAGCACCGGGCGCAGCGCCTTGTCCCGGTCGGCGACGAAGGCCGGCAGTACCGCAATGCCCGCTCCCGCTGCGACGGCTTGATGCTGCGCGAGCACGCTGGTGCTTCGCAACGCGAAAGTTTCGGGGCGGTGCAGTTCGTCGAGGTACTGCAGCTCCTTGCTGAAGAGCAGGTCGTCCACGTAGCTGATGAAGGTGTGGCCGCGCAGGTCTTCGCGCGTCTTGATCGGTTTGTGCGCGGCCAGGTACGCCTTCGACGCGTAGAGCCGCAAGGTGTAGTCGGTGAGCTTGGTCACCACTACCGGCCCGCGCGCCGGGCGTTCGAGCGAGATCACGATGTCGGCCTCGCGCCGCGACAGGTGCACCAGCCGCGGCATGGCCAGCAGATCGATGGTGAGCTTGGGATGCTGCTGCGCGAAGAGCGCGAGCTGCGGCGCCAGCACCACGGTGCCGAAGCCCTCGGTGGCGCCGATGCGGATCAGCCCCGACAGACCTTCCTGCGAAGCCGGTGCGGTGCTCTCCACCGCCTGGAATGCGCTCTCCATGGCCTCGACCTGCGGCTGCAGCTTGCGGCCCGCCTCGGTGAGCCGGTGCCCACCGGCTTCCCGCGAGAAAAGCGGCGCGCCCACTTCCTTTTCGAGTGCCTGGATGCGTCGCGCCACCGTGGTGTGGTCCACCTC
The Variovorax paradoxus genome window above contains:
- a CDS encoding CoA transferase; the protein is MNASEALDSIWRHARLPVEALQQVRLTGEDPVLPSSFAVGAAAQSTMAAAALAACELGHLRGAGRQQVAVDMRHAALDCTGWFSLDGRVPDLWDTFSGPYRCADGWVRIHANFAHHRDEALRLMKLDPATAKRADAEAVMAAWRALDFEDAAAAQGLVASALRRFDQWDASPQGQAIAAQPLFTIERIGDAPPLALAPLREDQRPLEGVRALDLTRILAGPVGGRALAAYGADVMLVNSPHLPNIESIAETSRGKLSAHVDLRTESGHAALRQLAAQAHVFVQGYRPGGIAALGFGPAELARLSPGIVCVSLTAYGTQGPWAHRRGFDSLVQTAMGFNHAEGEAAGDGQPKPLPMQILDEGTGYLIACGAAAALWRQQQEGGSWHVQVSLAQTGHWLRGLGRVSGGLSIARPDLKPYLETSASGFGELTALRHGAQLSRTPAAWPRPSMPPGSHVPAWPGF
- a CDS encoding LysR family transcriptional regulator; its protein translation is MDWDNLRYFLELARSGTLMSAARRLEVDHTTVARRIQALEKEVGAPLFSREAGGHRLTEAGRKLQPQVEAMESAFQAVESTAPASQEGLSGLIRIGATEGFGTVVLAPQLALFAQQHPKLTIDLLAMPRLVHLSRREADIVISLERPARGPVVVTKLTDYTLRLYASKAYLAAHKPIKTREDLRGHTFISYVDDLLFSKELQYLDELHRPETFALRSTSVLAQHQAVAAGAGIAVLPAFVADRDKALRPVLPGQASFTRTFWMSMPVETKHLARMQAVWEFLRETATAQRGLLLPGSTVDAAP